One Anaerolineae bacterium genomic window carries:
- the csm2 gene encoding type III-A CRISPR-associated protein Csm2 — MKEKNPQREAIQAALKDMPLMIRDGDAQKIVAHCKAIAPLLSKVSASQIRNVFGPVKRMELEWTKNAPEDKARAVFRQLVLLRSKLEYMVARASKDSKEHMENFQTLLDEAIEQVEAGSDFQTRRAYFENFVAFFESLVAFHKRHEQRSSRQ; from the coding sequence ATGAAAGAGAAGAATCCCCAGCGGGAAGCAATTCAGGCTGCACTTAAGGACATGCCCTTAATGATCCGAGACGGAGATGCCCAAAAGATCGTTGCACATTGTAAAGCGATTGCACCATTGTTGTCCAAAGTTTCGGCGTCCCAGATTCGGAACGTGTTTGGTCCGGTAAAACGGATGGAGTTAGAATGGACGAAAAATGCACCTGAGGATAAAGCGCGTGCGGTTTTCAGACAGTTGGTATTACTACGTTCCAAATTGGAGTACATGGTAGCAAGGGCTTCCAAGGATAGCAAAGAGCATATGGAGAATTTCCAGACATTGTTGGATGAAGCCATTGAACAGGTTGAGGCAGGTTCTGATTTCCAGACTCGTCGTGCATATTTCGAAAACTTTGTCGCGTTTTTCGAGTCACTTGTGGCATTTCACAAGCGACATGAGCAACGTTCGTCGCGGCAATGA
- the csm3 gene encoding type III-A CRISPR-associated RAMP protein Csm3, giving the protein MGQSTSGTQAIAVTLKGRVLITGSIRAVTGLHIGASKDVLDIGGVDLPVIRNPMDRRPYIPGSSLKGKMRSWLEKLYGKPQNWNLSKGGLVQEKPKEPKDVVLHLCQDAESASECEVCRTFGIMGQSGPSMPTRLMVRDILLDGESIPETVIDYTEVKWEAAIDRVTSAATPRQIERVPAGAVFQPMEIVFNIYEEQDVERLKDVITAMQLVEDDYLGGHGSRGSGKVAFEGLKVVCRAGKEYSEHCPEPDAFPTKLSEWTDDHKNRLCEWIREVVFPKSAS; this is encoded by the coding sequence ATGGGACAGAGCACTTCTGGAACGCAGGCGATAGCAGTTACCTTGAAGGGTCGAGTTCTCATCACTGGCTCCATCAGGGCAGTGACTGGTCTCCACATCGGGGCATCGAAAGATGTGCTGGATATTGGGGGTGTGGATTTGCCGGTTATCCGCAATCCCATGGATCGCCGGCCATATATCCCTGGCTCATCTTTGAAAGGAAAAATGCGCTCTTGGCTGGAGAAGTTGTATGGCAAACCGCAAAATTGGAACCTTTCTAAAGGTGGATTAGTCCAGGAAAAGCCCAAAGAGCCAAAGGATGTGGTTCTGCATCTGTGTCAAGATGCCGAATCAGCATCGGAGTGCGAGGTGTGCAGAACCTTTGGCATAATGGGGCAATCGGGCCCCTCGATGCCGACCAGACTGATGGTTCGGGATATCCTTTTGGATGGGGAATCGATTCCCGAGACTGTGATCGACTACACCGAGGTCAAGTGGGAGGCGGCCATTGACCGGGTGACGTCGGCGGCCACCCCGCGGCAGATCGAGCGCGTGCCGGCCGGCGCCGTCTTCCAACCCATGGAAATCGTCTTCAACATCTACGAGGAGCAAGACGTCGAGCGCCTGAAGGACGTCATCACCGCCATGCAGTTGGTCGAGGACGATTACCTGGGCGGGCACGGCTCGCGTGGCTCCGGCAAGGTGGCCTTCGAGGGTCTGAAGGTGGTCTGCCGCGCCGGCAAGGAATACTCCGAACATTGCCCGGAGCCAGATGCGTTCCCCACCAAACTGTCCGAGTGGACCGATGACCACAAGAATCGGCTCTGCGAGTGGATCAGGGAAGTAGTATTTCCGAAAAGCGCATCCTGA